The Mycolicibacterium duvalii DNA window TGGAGCTCTGTCGATGGCCTGGGGTTCGGTCATCAAGCTGGGGGCGAAGTGGCTCGACGTGGAGCTCGGCGAGATCACCGAGCGGTCCGTCCGGGTGCCCGCGCCGGAGTCGTTCGATACTGCGTGGGGTCACATCGCCGAGGGGACCGCCGCGGCCCTGAGATTCGAGGTGGCCGGCTTGGTGGACGGTCAACCCGTCATCGTGGCCGAACACGTCACCCGCATGCGTGACGACCTGTGCCCGGACTGGCCGCGCCCTGTCTCCGGTTCATACACCTATCGGATCGAGATCACGGGGGAGCCCTCCTATGTCATGGACTTCAACCTCAGTAGCCGCAACGGTGATCATGCGCACGCAGGCATGGTGGCCACGGCGTCCCGAGTGGTGAACAGCATCCCGGCCGTGGTCGCGGCGCCACCCGGCATCGTCACCACACTCGACCTTCCCCTGCCGTCTGGGAAGGGGTTGTTTCACCGATTATGAACCGCATCGATCTTGCGGGCCGCGTCGTCCTCGTCACCGGTGGTGGACGGGGGTTGGGCGAGGCCTACTGCCGTGAACTCGCACACCGCGGCGCGGCGGTCGTGGTGCACGACAACGGTTCAGGTATCGGGGGTCGCGGTCACGATCCTGCTCCAGCGCAGGATGTGGCGGCCGCCATCGTCGACGACGGCGGACGGGCCGTGGCGTGTGTCAGCGACTCCAGCACTGACGCCGGGGGTCGAGAGGCGATCATGCTGGCGCTGCGCGAGTACGGCCGGCTGGATGCCGTGGTCGCGAACGCAGGGATCATCCACGACGACAGCTTCGAGGACTGGCCGACCGATCGGTTCGAGGCCCTGCTGCGTCACCATCTGATGGCGGCGTTTCACGTGGTGCGTCCCGCATTCGCGGTGATGAAGGATACGGGCTATGGCCGAATCGTGTTCGTGTCATCGGCAGCCGGGGTCTTCGG harbors:
- a CDS encoding SDR family NAD(P)-dependent oxidoreductase, with the translated sequence MNRIDLAGRVVLVTGGGRGLGEAYCRELAHRGAAVVVHDNGSGIGGRGHDPAPAQDVAAAIVDDGGRAVACVSDSSTDAGGREAIMLALREYGRLDAVVANAGIIHDDSFEDWPTDRFEALLRHHLMAAFHVVRPAFAVMKDTGYGRIVFVSSAAGVFGQPRLAGYAAAKTGMLGLMNVVALEGAEFGITANAIMPMAATRMARALMADAADTADGREFLDSLRVDQVAPVVAYLASESCSRTQLVLSAFRGRVAALQIGVTRGWISETGMVSAEDVASHLDEITDTHDLLVPGSIFDEMASLS